The following is a genomic window from Natranaerobius trueperi.
GTTAATCCAGCTTTTGTTAAAACTGCTAGTGATTATCTAAAAGATCACAATGTTGAAGTAGCTACTACTGTAGGTTTTCCTCTAGGAGCTACTACTAGCTATATCAAAAGCTTAGAAGCTAAAGAAGCTGTACAAAATGGGGCAACTGAGATTGATATGGTAATTAACATCGGATTATTAAAGGATAGTAAAGATAAAGAAGTAGTTGAAGATATTAACGAAGTAGTAGATGCAGTACCTGTTGGTACAATTGTTAAAGTGATAATTGAGGCTTGTCTATTAACAGATGAAGAGAAAATCAAAGCTTGTGAACTTTCAAAAAGAGCTGGTGCTCATTATGTTAAAACTTCAACAGGATTTAGTACAGGT
Proteins encoded in this region:
- the deoC gene encoding deoxyribose-phosphate aldolase; the protein is MTVNIYKYIDHTQLKPETKNDQIKSLCQEAIDNKFKAVCVNPAFVKTASDYLKDHNVEVATTVGFPLGATTSYIKSLEAKEAVQNGATEIDMVINIGLLKDSKDKEVVEDINEVVDAVPVGTIVKVIIEACLLTDEEKIKACELSKRAGAHYVKTSTGFSTGGATVEDVKLMRKTVGEELGVKASGGIRDYETARQMIEAGATRIGASKSVEIVKQ